Below is a genomic region from Onychostoma macrolepis isolate SWU-2019 chromosome 15, ASM1243209v1, whole genome shotgun sequence.
GTAGAGCCAGGCTCAAATATCATCACTCTTGTGACTCTCCCAGCTTATGTCAGGATCGCACTTCTTGAATCATTATTTAGTAACTTAAGAATTTAGATGTTTAAAAAGACTGGTTTCACACTttaattgaatgtttttttatatatatttgtcataAACTAACACTATGCTATTTAagaacattatatttacatttagtcattcagcagacgcttttatccaaagttatagtacttgcatatcattgctcttttgttgattttgattgcttccattttCCTCATTTGTACATGCAAAGAAAAATCAGATTTTCAAACGCTGTTTAGGGCattttaacaacatttttaGGTGGGTGGGTAATTTTCATACTTTAATGTACACATTGTAAGATTGCACATTTAAACACTCAATAATGCAAGTCGGTGACTTTGTACtgaaaataaacaagaagtgCACTGATTGTCAACATAATATTGGTTATTCAGTTGTACATGCTTATATCCTTAtcatttagattacctttgcTGTCATCTATGCTCACTTAAATTAATCTGtgaaaacactaataataaatgtaagtaaatataaaaacactgtTAAAAGTAATCTTTATCTAATATCTAAAACtaatatccatttttcatactgtactttgtgatgcctaaattcacttgtagcatataataatatttttatttttcttttatatatatatatatatatatatatatatatatatatatatatatatatttatatttatatttatactacgggccgttgaatgcttgaatctgattggctgccgaacgttctaaggtgtgcaattattttcagggaaacgcacggcgaacgtagttccaggcagctcttgaccgcattacatgaccatatcacttcgccaaatgatttctgttatttcaaaggtcttacaacagcaaaataaccaagacccacaacgacactggccaaataaataaatatagtaaacaatatgataaaaacgacagatcatgtccatgtttttgccacaaaattacactttattatgTGCGGAAatcacatactctatctctcccgctctctctccctcacagaccgcacatacgttacagttacagtttgcacacactagcatacaccgcgctaatgttgttagcgctactctgacgattttatcagtaaacaacttaaaaacttcatgacttctcacaagcgagggaacaacaacggcgctgttcgtgaacaaaaggaactaagtttcactataactagagacattgctgccgaacactattgagagacgcacagaggtaattctctctctctctctctctctctctctctctctcataacttagttattaactgcattagtctgttattaacggctcaagcctccgttacggtttaaaatgacgtttaggaattagcaacggaggcgctggatgaaatgcggaagaaataatcctactcacaatagcgatttaagtagaaataccggacgaatgccttgaaatatatcatctgatcgatgtcttgaggtgtggcaaccgtagtataagtgGAATAATTGACTCCGCTTCGCGTCGTGACCGCAttaccacctcgggtgtgcattatttttctaataatccaacggcccatcgtcaattattccttacatatgtaatttatttagacaaaatagtgGAGCATTTTAACATTGACAACTGATTTGTCATAACTGTTAAATAATGAATGTTAAGTAATTGTTACCAAAGTAAAGTATTTGCTAAATTGATTACTAAACTATAGGCTAGCCTATATAAAAACTAGTGCTGCactgctgtcaaacaattaatcgtgattaaagggttactccaccccaaaatgaaaattttgtcattaatcacttacccccatgtcattccaaacccgtaaaagcttcgtttgtcttcggaacacaaattaagatattttttatgcattctgagagttctctgaccctcccatagacagcaatgtaataaATACGATCAAcatccagaaacgtagcaaggagatcggtaaaataatccatgtgacatcaaggGTTCAGCTgcaattttacaaagctacgagaatactttttgcatgcaaagaaaacaaaaataacgattttattcaacagtttGTCTCCTCTACGTCAGCGTAGCTCCATTTTTTGGAGAATATTcgctggacgcaaactgcgtatgttttcgttcaaatcaaagcgtaaatataCGTAGAAGACGTATCCGTGCTGTGCGGCTGACTAGGCATGGGATgataaccggtttcaaggtataccgcggtttggaaaattcacAGTTTCAAAACCACTATAATTTTCCGTTATACCGtatgcacagttttttttacgtgtcgtcaaagaCGGAAAGTGAGAGAGACACACTCGCGCGctctccttatgtgtatgtgcacacatcattgtacctcaccgctcataacttggactgaaagatgaatgtgtagaaagtgagcatgtctccagaaaccttgttgagctgcaggtttaatgactgcattttttttttttttttttaccgaaattgttttatgtttttgattatagtaggtgactgcattttttttttttttttttacgaaattgttttatgtttttgattatagTAGGtgactgcattttattttttttttttttttttacagaaaataatttatttatgttctgattattgttgagctgcaggtttaggctcacttaagtgactgcatttaattaacaataattaaattatttattttaattatttagcctgacatgtttactgttccaaaatgttctatatgtttcttaaaaataaaatatattgtgttcagtggaaaaaacgttgttgttttttacccagacatttaaaaataacatattttagagctgtaatcgcaataccgtgaaactgtgatatttttatctaaggttatcataccgtcagaatctcataccggcccatgcctaCGGCTGACACATAAGAGCGTACGCAGTTTACGTCCAGCAATTATTCTCCAAAATGGAGCTACGCTGAcaaactgttgaataaagtcgttatttttgttttctttgcatacaaatgtattctcgtagcttcgtaaattACAGTTGATCCCTTGATGTCAcgtggattattttaccgatctccttgctacgtttctggatgttgattgtgtttattacattgctgtctattgCTGTCTTTGTTAATAACCTTGACTTGAAGCAAACATTAATGGACTTTGTATCATGTTTATATGccctttcttttgtttttccagGTCATTGGCCCTACAGTGaagagcttgtgtgtgtgtgtgtgtgtgtgtgtgtgtgtgtgtgtgtgtgtgtgtgtgtgtgtgtgtgtgtgtctgactgCTTAAAGAAATCAACATGGTCCTTGCCCACCTAAAAGGCTTTGGAAAGCAGCTTCTGCGAGTGAAGGTGGTCGACTGCAGCACTGAAGAGTCTCGTCTTTCCCGATGCCTCAACACCTTTGACCTGGTGGCACTGGGAGTGGGCAGCACATTGGGTGCTGGCGTCTATGTGCTGGCCGGGGCCGTGGCGCGGCAAAATGCTGGTCCGGCTATCGTCCTCTCATTTCTGATTGCAGCGTTAGCCTCAGTGATGGCTGGACTGTGTTACGCTGAGTTTGGAGCACGTGTACCCAGGACGGGCTCTGCGTATCTGTACAGCTACGTGACGGTGGGCGAGCTTTGGGCCTTCATCACCGGCTGGAACCTCATCCTGTCTTATATCATAGGTGAGAAGAATGCTTCAAGTAGTCAGGCCtaaaaatgccaaatatcaATAGTTATAACCCATATTGGCTAACCGCACTTATGTTCCCTTTCGCAGGAACATCCAGTGTTGCTCGGGCCTGGAGTGCAACCTTTGATGAGCTCATTGGCAAACATATCGAGAATTTCTGCAGGTTACACATGAGTATAAAGGCCCCTGGAGTGTTAGCAGAGTATCCTGACATGTTTGCTGTGCTCATCATCCTCACACTGACAGGTAAGCCACTGAGagtcaagtaaaaaaaaaatacctcaGTTTGTGTATGTTCAGGAATGCAACAAATGAATATGTCGTGTTTGTTCTGCAGCTTTGTTGGCGTTTGGGGTGAAGGAGTCCGCTATGGTCAATAAAGTGTTCACCTGTGTTAATGTTCTGGTCCTGATGTTTGTGGTCGTGTCGGGCCTGATCAAAGGAACCCTCAAAAACTGGAGCCTGGATCCTAAGGAAATCCTCAACCAAACATCCTATGAGaagtaaatactttttttgttgtttttttttttaatttccacaATTATGTTGCaacagatcttttcttccatatttttaCATGCATCTGagtatatgcatgtatgcatcAACAAATTATCGTGAAAGATCGGATGTTGATTGGATTTTGAGATGTGGTCACAGCGTTGTTATTGtatactaaaacaaaaaatttaaatcatttgttttaattgaaataaagctgaaaatattaggtaactaaccaaaattactaaaactgaaataaaaacaaattaaagttaaacagaaatataaaaaaaaactgaaaatatgtaTAACAAAttaaagctaattcaaaacagTAGTAATTGCTCCACCAGAAAGACGTCTGTCATTTTCACCAGAAGATTGAAATATGACCGGATTAAACATTACAGGGTCACAAAATGAAGAATTTCAATATTTGCGTGAATGAACCATTTATAGtaagatcaataacatgcatttagaaaacagaACTTACAAGAAAATGAAGCCTGTTTTTGTAACCAAAAATTccccttaaaaataaatatatttaaattgtagcATTTGTTGCACTGCCTTCAATTTTTGCATATCATAAAGATAcagtaatttaaattttaaaattatactaCTCCAGTAataaaaattagtgctgtcaagcaattaattgcatccaaaataaaagttgttgtttgtaatatatgtgtgtgtaatgtgtatattgtgtatatgtaaatacacactcatacagtatatattttgaaaatatttacatgcatatatttatataatttatattatatataaatatatttaatatacaactataacatttttcttaaatatatacatgaatgCGTGTGtttatatagacataataaatatacaccgtacacacacacatattatgtaaacacaaacttgttttggatgcgattaatcgtttgatagcactaaaatctaattaaatttGACAAGGAAAGTCTTAATGATAATCTAAATCATaatgtgaaaaatgaaaattttaatgCTCCTAGAAATGGTTTATATTGTTGTCTTTGTCTGAGGGAGATACTATAGCTCAGTACTTGTTTGTATTTGCAGTATGTCAGAGCTGTTGCCGTCTGAAGAGAGTTTGGGTGTTGGTGGTTTCATGCCGTTCGGTTTCTCTGGAGTTCTGTCTGGTGCTGCTACCTGTTTCTATGCTTTTGTTGGGTTTGACTGTATCGCCACAACAGGTGAGTTCTTAATTTTCTATAACAATACAATTTAGCTTTTGAGTCTATTTTAAGTGATCTAACTGAGATGTATTCCAaaacctttgtttttttttaaactttttttttggcttCCTGTGTAAATAAAGGCCTTCTCCTCTGTTTGTGATTCAGGTGAGGAGGTGAAGAATCCTCAGAGGGCGATACCCATTGGCATTGTAGCATCTCTTCTCATCTGTTTCGTCGCTTACTTCGGCGTATCAGCCGCCCTCACGATGATGATGCCGTACTACATGCTGGATAAGAACAGCCCACTTCCAGTGGCCTTCAAATACGTGGGCTGGGAAGGGGCGACGTATGCAGTAGCCGTTGGTTCCCTTTGTGCTTTGTCCACCAGGTAAGAGCTACACATGTGGTTTACAAGTTATGTCCGTTTTggggtgtgtttgtgtatttgcatagcattgttctttttaaagctgcagtatGTCAGTTCTGTGCCATTTTGGCACCAGACgtcttcagaaaaaataaatgtctataaaaatacacatgcacaaaatgcttattgaaattatttaaaatgggtATGGTAtttttgaaatttattttttagcttcagtgttgccagattggaaATGTCCAAGTATCGTACTAGAAGCTCAAAATTATCGTATTTGGACGAAAATTATCGTACACGAGTCAAACGTACAGAATAAAGCTATTCATCTTCTAGACCAGCAACTTTTTGACACGACCTGCAAATTaccaaaatagataaataatagGTGTACTTTAGTATAAAGGTCTAAACTCCACCTCTGAGTCGCTATCATCAGAAGCCTGCGTGTTGCCAGATGTTGAGGGGTTCCTTTTGTGGTACAGATTCGATGCCGTAAAGGACCGCAAGATAGTGCTCGTTAtcttaaaagcagggaatggtAAACGTATAGATCCACAGCTAAATCAATGAGTATAGAAGCCCTATGATTACAACGAGCATCATTTGAAATATCACAAAATTCTGAAATTATCGTACgttatgggatttttttttttttttcattattcattcGTACATCGTACAGAGGTCAAAATTATCGTACGTCTGGCAACACTGTTTTGCTCTCCCTGATATGACCTTTTTAACACCTGAACTACAAGGCATAAAGATGTGTGGAATTTAATACATGAATTACTACCAAGTTAATTCAGCTGTAGTGTTCTGAagtaattgtaatgttttattttaatatgatttacaTATTGTTTCATATGTTTTAAAGTGTCACGAAAAACTTTTACAAATGATTATACAATCAAACGTTGCACAAATATTTCAGTCAAGTCTCACAAGCTATAATTAATGAGTATAGAAATAGAATGaatagaattattattttcatggaATGGGAACCTGaagtgggcggggcttagccCAGACAGTCTCTGATTGGTTACAAGCTGTATAAACTCTTTGATCTGTTCAGTGGTTTCAAACATTATTCAGGTGTAA
It encodes:
- the slc7a1b gene encoding high affinity cationic amino acid transporter 1b, which encodes MVLAHLKGFGKQLLRVKVVDCSTEESRLSRCLNTFDLVALGVGSTLGAGVYVLAGAVARQNAGPAIVLSFLIAALASVMAGLCYAEFGARVPRTGSAYLYSYVTVGELWAFITGWNLILSYIIGTSSVARAWSATFDELIGKHIENFCRLHMSIKAPGVLAEYPDMFAVLIILTLTALLAFGVKESAMVNKVFTCVNVLVLMFVVVSGLIKGTLKNWSLDPKEILNQTSYENMSELLPSEESLGVGGFMPFGFSGVLSGAATCFYAFVGFDCIATTGEEVKNPQRAIPIGIVASLLICFVAYFGVSAALTMMMPYYMLDKNSPLPVAFKYVGWEGATYAVAVGSLCALSTSLLGSMFPMPRVIWAMAEDGLLFKFLANINEKSKTPIMATVTSGIVAAVMAFLFDLKDLVDLMSIGTLLAYTLVAACVLVLRYQPEQPSVNVQYQRASCQEETEADSINESSAGFLPGSQDLCTLGNILSPKNEEPSRLSGFTVNICTSVLGVLVCVFCVVAVQGGFQIWAFAVLAGLAVVCFFITMLIWRQPESKTKLSFKVPLLPFLPVLSMFINVYLMMQLGAGTWMRFAIWMAIGFVIYFGYGIWHSTEAALASNDTEDINTFKPTMANEPATSEKEAFLSNGINFRAEESSDP